From a single Nicotiana tomentosiformis chromosome 2, ASM39032v3, whole genome shotgun sequence genomic region:
- the LOC104095496 gene encoding protein IRX15-LIKE-like, with translation MKNSLGSSTKLILLHPYIQKQGSSNRFWALAFVSFLTLASLLTVIYTRESKITASVVSASTITSSSTPPLSKAVAMALVHYASNSNNTEHMSYTDMKYIADVLQKCSQPCNLLVFGLTHETRLWKALNHNGRTVFIDENRYYAAYIEEKYPEIEAYDVQYTTKLSEMKELIAGVKEQVRNECRPVQNLLFSECKLGLNDLPNQFYEVDWDVILVDGPRGYWPEAPGRMSAIFTASVLARSKKGGNSKTHIFVHDFNQQVDRITSDEFLCKENLVKSKDMLGHFVLERMDANSFQFCRNHNSTMANSSS, from the coding sequence ATGAAGAATAGTCTTGGAAGTAGCACAAAGCTAATACTCCTTCACCCTTATATCCAAAAACAGGGAAGTTCCAATCGTTTTTGGGCTTTGGCTTTTGTTTCATTCTTGACACTTGCCTCGCTCCTTACTGTGATTTACACCAGAGAATCTAAAATCACGGCCTCTGTAGTTTCTGCATCTACAATTACTAGTTCAAGTACCCCTCCATTGTCAAAGGCTGTGGCTATGGCCCTTGTCCATTACGCTTCAAATTCTAACAATACAGAACACATGTCTTATACAGATATGAAATATATTGCTGATGTTCTCCAAAAATGTTCTCAACCTTGTAATTTACTTGTTTTTGGACTTACCCACGAGACTCGTCTCTGGAAAGCCCTGAATCACAATGGTCGAACGGTTTTTATTGACGAAAATCGTTATTATGCGGCTTATATAGAGGAAAAATATCCAGAAATTGAAGCTTATGACGTGCAATACACAACCAAATTGAGTGAAATGAAGGAACTGATTGCAGGAGTTAAGGAACAAGTGCGAAACGAGTGCAGGCCAGTGCAGAATTTGTTGTTTTCAGAGTGCAAACTTGGGCTAAATGACTTGCCAAATCAATTTTACGAAGTTGATTGGGATGTTATTTTGGTAGATGGTCCAAGAGGATACTGGCCTGAGGCACCTGGCCGAATGTCAGCTATTTTTACTGCTAGCGTTTTGGCGCGGAGCAAGAAAGGTGGTAATTCAAAgacacatatttttgtgcatgaTTTTAATCAGCAAGTGGATAGAATTACAAGTGATGAGTTCTTATGTAAAGAGAATTTGGTGAAGTCAAAGGACATGTTGGGGCATTTTGTGTTGGAAAGAATGGATGCTAACAGCTTTCAATTCTGTCGCAACCATAACTCGACAATGGCGAATTCCTCTTCTTAG
- the LOC104095503 gene encoding uncharacterized protein has product MTACHLPSLPTFSQEALSEARELKTLDIGGGSSAGDPFRDCFTRFDDASDTSDVSILLEEAQRLLSRDETIKDLHTDLAKVHEEEAELDKQVTILLIEYGLDPTVEANTSLSKLQQNVERIELLRGEVDHVKADCDRWKENIDRLAAENETTLNKLSSAEVQLRGIKKKSSAQAKRIEELETGLTEAKAVVEKTKVMADKSLAIYRADVEAAPMQVREASDRERWIIDSAKCQSRRETLEEIHARGFDLSEEIARGKVLEAEAKQFASFDDENDDEEGSRGGSDEGPEEEVAPGEEVETGRS; this is encoded by the exons ATGACAGCATGTCacttgccttctcttccgacTTTTTCTCAGGAGGCACTAAGTGaggctcgagagttgaagacccttgatataggcggaggctctagtgcaggggatccctttcgggattgctttactagATTCGATGATGCCTCTGATACTAGTGACGTTTCTATTcttttagaagaggcccaacgtctcttatctcgg GACGAAACTATAAAGGACCTTCACACGGATTTGGCCAAGGTTCATGAGGAAGAGGCCGAGCTAGATAAGCAGGTAACCATCCTTTTGATAGAGTATGGACTCGACCCAACTGTGGAGGCTAATACTTCACTATCTAAGCTGCAACAAAATGTCGAAAGGATCGAGCTGCTTCGGGGAGAAGTCGATCATGTCAAGGCCGattgtgatcggtggaaggagaataTAGACCGCCTGGCTGCAGAAAACGAAACTACCTTGAACAAATTATCATCGGCCGAGGTTCAACTTCGGGGCATCAAAAAGAAAAGTTCGGCccaagctaagaggatcgaggagcttgaaaccggGCTTACTGAGGCCAAGGCAGTGGTCGAAAAGACAAaggtcatggcggacaagtcccTTGCCATATATCGGGCCGATGTTGAGGCTGCTCCAATGCAGGTAAGGGAGGCTTCTGACCGAGAGCGATGGATCATTGACTCGGCAAAGTGTCAAtcccggagggaaaccctcgaggaaatccatgctcgaggttttgacctctccGAAGAGATAGCCCGAGGCAAGGTGCTTGAAGCTGAAGCCAAGCAGTTTGCCTCCTTCGATGACGAAAacgatgatgaagaaggcagTCGAGGCGGATCTGATGAGGGGCCTGAAGAAGAAGTTGCTCCCGGAGAAGAGGTCGAAACCGGCCGTAGTTAG